Proteins encoded together in one Mycobacterium sp. MS1601 window:
- a CDS encoding branched-chain amino acid ABC transporter ATP-binding protein/permease, whose product MTSDTTTSDTKSKLLDPKLHKWATRAVLTVAAVVILLFPLSPSMSAQNIVILSLVLAIGASGLNVITGFTGYLSLSQGAFIGIGAYVGAIMANRFPDIEPLVWVPLAGVVAALIAMLLGLVTYRSRGPAFVIITVAFLFLIQFVAIEWVSVTNGTAGLTLPLPDWPEAWGNWPFHLILVALLAASVLMTWWIRRTKFGMGLIAIREDEGKAGTIGVNAPVYKLLAFGLSALFVGMAGSVYGYYLSFVDPIGMFSIITSALIVLAVILGGRGTLWGPVLGAFIIQPVNIYANQAFGGGNARLVLFGGLLVLLVILLPKGILPTVALLIEKARTKGTVGLSGARLNPLDRPLVRTEIRRPEPTGKTLLEVKGLHKSFGGNHAVNDCSFTVPEGSITALIGPNGSGKTTVFNLISGVMTPDKGEILLDGQRIDNISPWSRAHHGLGRTFQITRLFREMTVLENVVAPLRNFSVPQLGLGAVSGSEARRAEELLEFVGMTAYRDARAGALSYGQQKLVELAQVLMLDPKLILLDEPAGGINPTLIERMGDLIRELNAGGKTFLLVEHNMPFVVGLCNPIRVLARGAVIAEGSPEQIQKDPLVLDAYLGDDYLLEAPSKVSVSEGNRS is encoded by the coding sequence ATGACCTCAGACACCACGACTTCAGATACGAAGTCCAAACTGCTCGATCCGAAGCTGCACAAATGGGCCACCCGCGCGGTGCTCACCGTCGCAGCAGTGGTGATCCTGCTGTTCCCGTTGTCGCCCAGCATGTCTGCACAGAACATCGTCATCCTGTCGCTGGTGCTGGCCATCGGCGCCAGCGGCCTGAACGTCATCACGGGTTTCACCGGCTACCTGTCGCTGAGCCAGGGTGCGTTCATCGGCATCGGCGCCTACGTCGGCGCCATCATGGCCAACCGGTTTCCCGACATCGAACCACTGGTCTGGGTTCCGCTGGCCGGCGTGGTCGCCGCACTGATCGCGATGCTGCTCGGCCTGGTGACCTACCGGTCGCGTGGTCCCGCGTTCGTCATCATCACCGTGGCGTTTTTGTTCCTCATCCAGTTCGTCGCCATCGAGTGGGTATCGGTCACCAACGGAACCGCGGGACTGACTCTGCCGCTGCCGGATTGGCCCGAAGCCTGGGGTAACTGGCCCTTCCACCTGATCCTCGTCGCACTGCTGGCTGCCTCGGTGCTGATGACGTGGTGGATCCGGCGCACCAAGTTCGGCATGGGCTTGATCGCCATCCGTGAGGACGAGGGCAAGGCCGGCACCATCGGTGTCAACGCGCCCGTCTACAAGCTGCTGGCCTTCGGGCTCTCGGCGCTGTTCGTCGGCATGGCCGGCTCGGTGTACGGCTACTACCTGTCCTTCGTCGACCCGATCGGCATGTTCTCCATCATCACCAGTGCGCTGATCGTGCTGGCGGTCATTCTCGGCGGACGCGGAACCCTGTGGGGTCCGGTGTTGGGCGCCTTCATCATCCAGCCCGTCAACATCTACGCCAACCAGGCTTTCGGCGGCGGCAACGCCCGCCTGGTGCTCTTCGGCGGGTTGCTGGTGCTGCTGGTGATCCTGCTGCCCAAGGGCATCCTGCCGACCGTGGCCTTGCTGATCGAGAAGGCCAGAACCAAGGGCACCGTTGGCCTGTCCGGCGCGCGGCTCAACCCGCTGGACCGCCCTTTGGTGCGTACCGAGATCCGCAGACCCGAGCCCACCGGCAAGACGCTGCTGGAAGTCAAGGGGCTGCACAAGAGCTTCGGGGGCAACCACGCCGTCAACGACTGCAGCTTCACCGTTCCCGAAGGGTCCATCACCGCGCTCATCGGGCCCAACGGCTCCGGCAAGACCACGGTGTTCAACCTGATCTCGGGCGTCATGACCCCGGACAAGGGCGAGATCCTGCTGGACGGCCAGCGCATCGACAACATCTCGCCGTGGTCGCGTGCCCACCACGGGCTGGGCCGGACGTTCCAGATCACCCGGTTGTTCCGGGAGATGACCGTGCTGGAGAACGTCGTCGCCCCGCTGCGCAATTTCTCGGTGCCGCAGCTCGGCCTCGGTGCTGTCAGCGGCTCGGAAGCCCGTCGCGCAGAGGAACTCCTGGAGTTCGTCGGCATGACGGCCTACCGGGACGCCCGCGCCGGGGCACTGTCCTACGGCCAGCAGAAGCTGGTCGAACTGGCCCAGGTCCTGATGCTCGATCCGAAGCTGATCCTGCTCGACGAGCCGGCCGGTGGTATCAACCCCACGCTGATCGAACGCATGGGTGACCTGATCCGCGAACTCAACGCAGGCGGCAAGACGTTCCTGTTGGTCGAACACAACATGCCGTTCGTGGTGGGGCTGTGCAACCCGATCCGGGTTCTGGCCCGTGGTGCGGTGATCGCCGAAGGAAGCCCGGAACAGATCCAGAAGGACCCGTTGGTGCTCGACGCCTACCTGGGTGACGACTACCTGCTCGAGGCACCGTCCAAGGTCTCTGTCTCTGAAGGGAATCGCTCATGA
- a CDS encoding branched-chain amino acid ABC transporter permease, producing the protein MGSLVQTLILGLLVGALYALMASGLTLIFGVMRVINLAHGAFAVLAAFLTFTLWRQLGLDPLLSIPIVMVIMFGFGWLVYVLVIRHVRGAHVTMTVLATFGIALMLEGIMGFIWGNTSSTVVVSYTDASLSLGSIYVPQAMLIAAVIAVAVMGGLYLLLNHTWTGRAIRAASSNEGGALLVGVSVATIAALTFAIGVATLGAGGAMLSTIYPFLPGTHYQWIARLLAIVVLGGLGSLPGAVLGALVIGIGEMAATAYVGAAWPVAVPFLVIIVVLITRPQGLLGTRLREDAVA; encoded by the coding sequence ATGGGTTCCCTCGTCCAAACGCTCATCCTGGGCCTGCTCGTCGGCGCGCTGTACGCGCTGATGGCTTCGGGCCTGACCCTGATCTTCGGGGTCATGCGGGTGATCAACCTCGCCCACGGCGCGTTCGCCGTGCTCGCGGCGTTCCTCACCTTCACCCTGTGGCGCCAGCTCGGCCTCGATCCGCTGCTGTCCATCCCGATCGTCATGGTAATCATGTTCGGATTCGGTTGGCTGGTTTATGTTCTGGTGATCCGCCACGTCCGCGGCGCACACGTCACGATGACGGTGTTGGCCACCTTCGGGATTGCGTTGATGCTCGAGGGAATCATGGGCTTCATCTGGGGCAACACCTCGTCCACCGTGGTGGTGTCCTACACCGACGCATCGCTGTCACTGGGATCCATCTACGTGCCACAGGCCATGCTCATCGCCGCGGTCATCGCGGTCGCGGTGATGGGCGGGCTGTACCTGTTGCTCAACCACACCTGGACGGGCCGTGCCATCCGGGCCGCCTCGTCGAACGAAGGCGGCGCCCTGCTGGTGGGGGTGAGCGTTGCCACCATCGCCGCGCTCACCTTCGCTATCGGCGTGGCCACTCTGGGCGCGGGCGGAGCGATGCTCTCGACCATCTATCCGTTCCTGCCTGGCACCCACTACCAGTGGATCGCAAGGCTTCTCGCGATCGTCGTGCTCGGTGGTCTCGGCAGCCTGCCCGGTGCCGTACTGGGCGCGTTGGTGATCGGCATCGGAGAGATGGCGGCCACGGCCTACGTCGGCGCCGCCTGGCCCGTAGCCGTGCCGTTCCTGGTCATCATCGTCGTACTGATCACGCGTCCGCAGGGGCTCCTGGGCACCCGACTCAGAGAGGACGCCGTGGCATGA
- a CDS encoding amino acid ABC transporter substrate-binding protein, producing MRITTAFRAIAAAAAIGLAATGCTADNAGDSETIKIGASLPLTGEFSQGGLDTQRGYETWVEMTNEAGGLLGKQVEIVIKDDATQQETAVSNYNNLISQDKVNLLLGSQSSLLNIPASAIAEKNKMLFVCPSCGSPDMFNRGFSYIFFSQQAIATNQAKVFAEWIAALPPEQRPKTAAYPTLDDPFAGPVVEGAEKILSAAGIQTVYKDQYPATTKNFDSVVNAMRDAGAEIVVQGAQFEDGVNMIRSMNRANYQPEILYQSSSPTYGQQYLDAVGADNAEGVFFSSSYSPLSDTKQNAEFVKRFEEKFGQSPPEDAADGFAAGQVLAAAVEAVGSIDDQAALAEWLRGNSVDTLLGSLSWNSDGSPKGDFLVGQWQAGVSQVVLPTDVATSQSIFRWRGGDI from the coding sequence ATGCGCATCACCACTGCATTTCGCGCGATCGCGGCGGCCGCCGCGATCGGGCTCGCAGCCACAGGCTGCACGGCGGACAACGCCGGTGACAGTGAGACCATCAAGATCGGCGCCTCACTGCCGCTGACCGGCGAATTCAGCCAGGGCGGTCTCGACACCCAGCGTGGGTACGAGACTTGGGTCGAGATGACGAACGAGGCCGGCGGTCTGCTCGGCAAGCAGGTGGAGATCGTCATCAAGGACGATGCCACCCAGCAGGAGACAGCGGTCTCCAACTACAACAACCTGATCTCGCAGGACAAGGTGAATCTGCTGCTCGGCAGCCAGTCCTCCCTGCTGAACATCCCCGCCTCGGCCATTGCCGAGAAGAACAAGATGCTGTTCGTCTGCCCGTCCTGCGGCTCGCCGGACATGTTCAACCGCGGGTTCTCCTACATCTTCTTCTCGCAGCAGGCCATCGCCACCAACCAGGCCAAGGTCTTCGCCGAGTGGATCGCGGCCCTGCCGCCGGAGCAGCGCCCCAAGACCGCCGCCTATCCGACGCTGGACGATCCGTTCGCCGGCCCGGTGGTCGAGGGCGCCGAGAAGATCCTCTCGGCGGCCGGAATCCAGACCGTCTACAAGGACCAGTACCCCGCCACCACCAAGAACTTCGACTCCGTGGTCAACGCCATGCGTGATGCCGGAGCCGAGATCGTGGTCCAGGGCGCCCAATTCGAGGACGGGGTCAACATGATCCGCTCGATGAACCGTGCGAACTACCAGCCGGAGATCCTGTACCAGAGCAGCTCGCCCACCTACGGCCAGCAGTACCTGGATGCCGTCGGCGCCGACAACGCCGAGGGTGTGTTCTTCTCGTCGAGCTACAGCCCCCTGTCGGACACCAAGCAGAACGCCGAGTTCGTCAAGCGCTTCGAGGAGAAGTTCGGTCAGAGCCCGCCCGAGGACGCTGCCGACGGCTTCGCCGCCGGACAGGTGCTCGCCGCGGCGGTCGAGGCCGTGGGGTCTATCGATGACCAGGCAGCTCTGGCAGAATGGTTGCGCGGCAACAGCGTCGACACTCTTCTGGGTTCGCTGAGCTGGAACTCCGATGGCAGCCCCAAGGGTGACTTCCTGGTCGGACAGTGGCAGGCCGGGGTATCCCAGGTGGTGCTGCCCACCGATGTCGCCACGTCGCAGAGCATCTTCCGCTGGCGCGGCGGGGACATCTGA
- a CDS encoding MFS transporter encodes MILIVAAFVAMVDRSAMPPLVPVIADDLGTSLEAIGQSLTVYAVCYAAFQLLWSTLAARFGRVRILVVSTTLGGLANVATAFTYDALSYSVARGVAAAMFSATITTVLIYYGDTLTVKQRAVATANLAAAIALGLAAGTLAAGAITQWFGWRWVYVVIAALSFALAAVLPRLAETVGDTRERLIPSLRRLAANRWAVTVLVFTVVEGALLVGVFNYLAVALQATGTGVLAAGAATAAFGAAVVVISQLMKFILGRWPAWVLILIAGVATIGAYVAVALSISFTTVLTAAILLGLAWAAGHTTMQTWMTDAAADSRPIGMSLFSIALFVGASLGAAAGNVAAGHQGFEVLFTVAAVVAVAYTAATSTARARYVEKE; translated from the coding sequence ATGATCCTCATCGTCGCCGCGTTCGTAGCGATGGTCGACCGGTCGGCAATGCCGCCACTGGTACCGGTGATCGCCGACGACCTGGGCACCAGCCTGGAAGCAATCGGCCAGTCGCTGACGGTGTACGCAGTCTGCTATGCCGCATTCCAGTTGCTGTGGAGCACACTGGCGGCCCGGTTCGGCCGGGTGCGGATACTCGTCGTCTCCACGACGCTCGGCGGACTGGCCAACGTGGCAACAGCATTCACCTACGACGCGCTCAGCTACAGCGTGGCCCGCGGCGTGGCAGCTGCCATGTTCTCGGCCACCATCACGACAGTGCTCATCTACTACGGCGACACCCTGACGGTGAAACAGCGTGCGGTGGCCACCGCCAATCTCGCCGCGGCCATCGCGCTGGGCCTGGCGGCGGGCACCCTCGCAGCCGGGGCCATCACCCAGTGGTTCGGCTGGCGCTGGGTGTACGTGGTGATCGCGGCGCTCTCTTTTGCGCTGGCCGCGGTGCTGCCCCGCCTTGCCGAGACCGTCGGCGACACCCGAGAGCGGCTGATCCCGTCACTGCGCCGCCTGGCCGCCAACCGCTGGGCCGTCACCGTCCTGGTGTTCACCGTGGTCGAGGGCGCGCTGCTGGTCGGGGTGTTCAACTACCTGGCGGTGGCACTGCAGGCGACGGGCACGGGGGTGCTGGCCGCCGGAGCGGCGACAGCCGCGTTCGGAGCCGCGGTGGTGGTGATCAGTCAGTTGATGAAGTTCATCCTGGGCCGCTGGCCGGCCTGGGTGCTGATCCTGATCGCCGGGGTTGCCACCATCGGTGCCTACGTCGCTGTGGCACTGTCGATCTCCTTCACCACGGTGCTCACGGCGGCCATTCTGCTGGGCCTGGCCTGGGCGGCCGGGCACACCACGATGCAGACCTGGATGACCGATGCCGCCGCCGACAGCCGGCCCATCGGGATGTCCTTGTTTTCCATCGCGCTGTTCGTCGGGGCCTCCCTTGGCGCGGCGGCCGGTAACGTCGCCGCAGGCCACCAGGGTTTCGAGGTACTGTTCACCGTCGCGGCCGTGGTGGCGGTGGCCTACACAGCCGCGACCAGCACAGCCCGCGCCCGCTACGTGGAGAAGGAATAG